The following coding sequences are from one Megachile rotundata isolate GNS110a chromosome 13, iyMegRotu1, whole genome shotgun sequence window:
- the SF2 gene encoding splicing factor 2: MSHGGRNECRIYVGNLPPDIRTKDIQDLFYKFGKVIFVDLKNRRGPPFAFVEFDDPRDAEDAVHARDGYDYDGYRLRVEFPRGGGPSNNFRGGRGAGDSGRGGRGEMSNSRGRGPPARRSQYRVLVTGLPPSGSWQDLKDHMREAGDVCFADVYKDGTGVVEFLRYEDMKYAVKKLDDSRFRSHEGEVAYIRVKEDHSSGDRGRSEDRERGRSHSRSYSPRRRGSPTYSPLRRNYSRSRSRSRSRSYD, from the exons ATGTCTCACGGTGGTAGAAATGAATGTAGAATTTACGTGGGTAATTTACCACCTGATATAAGAACAAAAGATATCCAAGATCTTTTCTATAAATTCGGTAAAGTTATCTTTGTTGATTTAAAAAATCGGAGGGGGCCACCATTCGCTTTTGTCGAATTTGACGATCCAAG GGATGCAGAAGATGCAGTGCATGCAAGGGACGGATATGACTATGATGGTTATAGATTACGGGTTGAGTTTCCAAGAGGTGGTGGTCCCAGTAATAATTTTCGCGGTGGTCGTGGAGCCGGTGATAGTGGAAGAGGTGGTCGGGGTGAAATGAGTAATTCTAGAGGACGTGGACCACCTGCAAGAAGATCTCAGTATAGAGTTCTTGTTACTGGTTTACCTCCTTCTGGTAGTTGGCAAGATTTAAAGGATCATATGCGTGAGGCTGGTGATGTATGCTTTGCTGATGTTTATAAAGATGGCACTGGAGTTGTTGAATTCTTACGATATGAAGATATGAAGTATGCAGTAAAGAAGTTGGATGACTCAAGATTTAGGTCTCATGAG GGAGAAGTAGCCTATATTCGGGTGAAAGAAGATCACAGCAGTGGCGATAGAGGACGCAGTGAAGATAGAGAGAGAGGTCGAAGTCATTCACGAAGCTATAGTCCACGACGTCGTGGGTCGCCTACCTATTCACCATTGCGACGTAATTACTCGCGATCAAGATCTCGTTCCAGATCTCGTTCATACGACTAG